The proteins below come from a single Nocardiopsis gilva YIM 90087 genomic window:
- a CDS encoding maltokinase N-terminal cap-like domain-containing protein, whose product MSQLEDLLAGWIPRQRWFAGKGTPIEKVMVEAEHPVVTGEPGLRLLVVEVGQQGSTSRYQVLLGVRRAGHLRDELAHATIGVCELPGDSSTWAVYDAAHDPELTTSLLEGIADERGADGIRFRRMPGAPIRTGQRSIVLTGEQSNTSLVYGEDYVLKTFRRLWPGRNPDLELTAALAGSPFVARPHGWIETDLPSDRPGDGSSVPTTLALLQDYLRSATDGWVLAATSVRDLYDTPDLPPGDAGGDFAGEAERLGSATAAVHRALSRELPTDVLTPDMLGDLAAGMRHRLESATAEIPELSRYAPALRAAYDAFAAVAEPLPVQRIHGDYHLGQVVRTDAGWVLLDFEGEPAVPVRDRRRPSSPLRDVAGMLRSFDYAAHYQLIGSASEETLAPAARAWARHNRDAFCAGYAAAGGVDPEKHQAVLRAFEYDKAVYEVMYEARNRPSWLRIPLDSIAELTR is encoded by the coding sequence ATGAGCCAGCTTGAGGATCTCCTTGCCGGCTGGATCCCGCGGCAGCGGTGGTTCGCCGGCAAGGGGACACCGATCGAGAAGGTGATGGTCGAGGCGGAGCACCCCGTCGTCACCGGCGAACCCGGGCTGCGGCTGCTGGTCGTCGAGGTCGGCCAGCAGGGTTCGACCTCCCGTTACCAGGTGCTCCTCGGCGTGCGCAGGGCCGGGCACCTGCGCGACGAGCTCGCCCACGCCACCATCGGCGTGTGCGAGCTGCCCGGCGACAGCAGTACGTGGGCCGTCTACGACGCGGCCCACGACCCCGAGCTGACGACGTCGCTGCTGGAGGGGATCGCAGACGAGCGGGGAGCGGACGGCATCCGCTTCCGCCGCATGCCCGGCGCGCCGATCCGCACCGGCCAGCGCAGCATCGTCCTCACCGGAGAGCAGTCCAACACCTCGCTGGTCTACGGCGAGGACTACGTGCTCAAGACGTTCCGGCGGCTGTGGCCGGGTCGCAACCCCGACCTGGAGCTCACCGCCGCGCTGGCCGGGTCGCCCTTCGTGGCCCGGCCGCACGGCTGGATCGAGACCGACCTCCCCAGCGACCGGCCGGGCGACGGCAGCAGCGTGCCCACCACGCTGGCGCTGCTCCAGGACTACCTGCGCAGCGCCACCGACGGCTGGGTACTGGCCGCCACCAGCGTGCGCGACCTGTACGACACGCCCGACCTCCCGCCGGGCGACGCCGGTGGGGACTTCGCCGGGGAGGCCGAGCGCCTGGGCAGCGCCACGGCGGCCGTGCACCGCGCCCTGTCCCGGGAGCTGCCCACCGACGTGCTCACCCCCGACATGCTCGGCGACCTCGCCGCGGGCATGCGCCACCGGCTGGAGTCCGCCACCGCCGAGATCCCCGAGCTGAGCCGGTACGCGCCCGCGCTGCGCGCCGCCTACGACGCGTTCGCCGCCGTGGCGGAGCCGCTCCCGGTCCAGCGGATCCACGGCGACTACCACCTCGGCCAGGTGGTGCGCACCGATGCCGGGTGGGTGTTGCTGGACTTCGAGGGCGAGCCCGCCGTGCCGGTGCGCGACCGTCGGCGCCCCTCCAGCCCGCTGCGCGACGTCGCCGGGATGCTGCGCTCCTTCGACTACGCCGCCCACTACCAGCTCATCGGCAGCGCGTCCGAGGAGACCCTGGCGCCGGCGGCCCGCGCGTGGGCGCGGCACAACCGGGACGCCTTCTGCGCCGGGTACGCCGCGGCCGGGGGCGTGGACCCGGAGAAGCACCAGGCCGTGCTGCGCGCGTTCGAGTACGACAAGGCGGTCTACGAGGTCATGTACGAGGCCCGGAACCGACCGTCGTGGCTGCGCATCCCCCTGGACTCGATCGCGGAGCTCACGCGATGA